A genomic window from Micromonospora violae includes:
- a CDS encoding inorganic diphosphatase, whose product MDFDVTVEIPKGHRNKYEVDHATGRIRLDRTLFTSTQYPADYGFIEGTLGEDGDPLDALVLVPEPTFPGCLIRCRTIGMFRMTDEKGGDDKVLCVPYEDPRQEHLRDIHHLGEFDRLEIQHFFEVYKDLEPGKSVEGATWVGRTEAEAEIQASYQRARDAEARGESAH is encoded by the coding sequence ATGGATTTCGACGTGACGGTTGAGATCCCCAAGGGTCACCGGAACAAGTACGAGGTGGACCACGCGACCGGCCGGATCCGGCTGGACCGCACCCTCTTCACGTCCACCCAGTACCCGGCCGACTACGGGTTCATCGAGGGCACGCTGGGCGAGGACGGCGACCCGCTGGACGCCCTCGTGCTGGTCCCCGAGCCGACCTTCCCGGGCTGCCTGATCCGCTGCCGCACCATCGGCATGTTCCGGATGACCGACGAGAAGGGCGGGGATGACAAGGTCCTCTGCGTGCCCTACGAGGACCCCCGCCAGGAGCACCTGCGCGACATCCACCACCTGGGCGAGTTCGACCGCCTGGAGATCCAGCACTTCTTCGAGGTGTACAAGGACCTCGAGCCCGGCAAGTCGGTGGAGGGCGCGACCTGGGTCGGCCGCACCGAGGCCGAGGCCGAGATCCAGGCCTCCTACCAGCGGGCCCGGGACGCCGAGGCGCGCGGCGAATCCGCCCACTGA